A window from Drosophila kikkawai strain 14028-0561.14 chromosome 2L, DkikHiC1v2, whole genome shotgun sequence encodes these proteins:
- the LOC108074452 gene encoding phospholipase B1, membrane-associated: MANLTQLLCLCLMVLFASGNRRIRRQNRSDKLLADIGVHPQSWNPRALENGIQQYTYIDRNLRHLFLGTRQITLDWALGHIDALRNRGRREGKIQERVSKKVPFPCPTNNTRSLNPPTSIEQLRPGDIDIIAAFGDSLSAGNGILSNNAIDMINEFRGLTFSGGGMADWRRFVTLPNILKVFNPKLYGFSVSNSLVVNHRHSRLNIAEPMVMSRDLPFQARVFIDLLRRDPNVDMKRHWKLLTVYVGNNDVCSDLCHWDKPESFLEQHAADMRQAFRLLRDNVPRLLINLIVVPNIQAVLSSMTQLPFQCFVVHRIGCHCLVDDRLNSTQLRERQETLLRWQQLDLEVARLPEFHRDDFAIVAHPLVANIKAPKLPGGGTDWRLFSHDCFHFSQRGHAILANLLWNSMFLPDGLKPRPSKVPELFEQLVCPSREQPFFVVRPS, from the coding sequence ATGGCTAATCTAACCCAGCTCCTCTGCCTGTGCTTAATGGTGCTATTTGCCTCTGGAAATCGTCGCATTCGTCGGCAGAATCGCTCTGATAAGCTGCTTGCTGACATAGGAGTGCATCCTCAGTCCTGGAATCCAAGGGCTTTGGAGAACGGCATCCAGCAGTATACTTATATCGATCGCAACCTGCGTCATCTCTTTCTGGGCACCAGGCAAATCACCCTGGACTGGGCCCTGGGCCACATTGATGCCCTACGCAACCGTGGGCGACGCGAGGGAAAAATCCAGGAGCGAGTATCCAAGAAGGTGCCCTTTCCCTGCCCCACAAACAACACACGTTCTTTGAACCCACCCACCTCGATCGAGCAACTACGTCCCGGCGATATAGACATTATAGCTGCCTTCGGAGACTCACTCTCAGCTGGAAATGGTATCCTTTCCAACAATGCCATCGATATGATCAATGAATTTCGGGGCCTCACCTTCTCTGGAGGCGGCATGGCCGACTGGCGACGCTTCGTGACCTTGCCCAACATCCTGAAGGTCTTTAACCCCAAGCTATATGGCTTCTCGGTGAGCAATAGTTTGGTGGTAAATCATCGTCACTCCCGTTTGAACATTGCCGAGCCGATGGTCATGTCGCGTGACCTGCCCTTCCAGGCCCGTGTCTTTATCGACCTGTTGCGCCGTGATCCCAATGTGGACATGAAGCGCCACTGGAAGCTGCTGACAGTGTATGTGGGCAACAACGATGTCTGCTCGGATCTGTGTCACTGGGATAAGCCGGAGTCGTTTCTGGAACAGCATGCTGCCGATATGCGTCAGGCCTTTCGATTGCTAAGAGACAATGTGCCTCGCCTGCTGATCAACCTGATAGTGGTCCCCAACATTCAGGCCGTGCTGTCCAGTATGACCCAGTTGCCGTTCCAGTGCTTTGTGGTGCATCGCATCGGCTGTCATTGCCTGGTCGACGATCGTTTGAACAGCACCCAGCTGCGGGAGCGCCAAGAGACCCTGCTACGTTGGCAGCAGCTGGATTTGGAGGTGGCTCGCCTGCCCGAGTTCCATCGGGACGACTTTGCCATTGTGGCTCATCCACTGGTGGCGAATATCAAGGCTCCCAAGTTGCCCGGCGGCGGCACTGACTGGCGGCTCTTCTCGCACGACTGCTTCCACTTTAGCCAGCGTGGACATGCGATCCTGGCGAACTTGCTCTGGAACAGCATGTTCCTGCCCGACGGACTCAAGCCGCGACCTTCCAAGGTGCCTGAGTTGTTTGAGCAGCTCGTTTGTCCCAGTAGGGAGCAGCCCTTCTTTGTGGTCAGGCCCAGTTGA